From Bdellovibrio sp. KM01:
CGTGGATTTCTATTCTGCAACTGTGTACTTCTCAATGGGCATCCCAACTGATTTGTTCACTCCGATCTTCGCAGCTTCTCGTATTTCTGGCTGGTGCGCTCACGCGTTCGAGCAATACGCGAACAACCGTATCTACCGCCCTCGTGGTAAATGGGCTGGTAAAGAAGGTTTGACTTGGAAACCGGTAAGCCAACGATAGTTTGCCTCAATCCGACTCTGGTCTGATTGGAAAATATTTTGGTCTATAAAGGGGGTCGCAAGACTCCCTTTTTCTTTTTGCATCTTCACAAAACCCTCCATTTAGAATCTGAAATTTTCTAGGCTACAGCCTTGATGGCTCTAACATATTCGCTGGCTCAGGATGAGTATGGAATAGAGACGGCAAGGAGAAGCTATGAATATTTTCTGGAAAAGAATTCTCGTTCTCTTGGTGGCTTTTGGCTTTTATTCTGCTGATAAAAGTTATGCGCAGTTTGAAGCCCAGAACCCTTTCCTGGAAATGGAACGGCAGTTTACTCCTGGGGACTACACGCGCCTTTTTTCGAATATGAGTGTCGACGATATGCGAGCGACAATGTTGAAATCCTGGGTGCACGGTGTGAATCCCGTTTATTATTGGCGCCCTGATATGGAAAAAGCTTTTCAAGAGGGCGGAGCGACCTCTCCCGGATTGAAAGCGAAAGCCGACGAGAACTATCTAAAACTCTTGCAGGATATTTCCATCGGAAGTGCCAATCCCGTTATGATGGGCACAGATGTTAAGTTCGTGCAGAAAAAATTCCTGTCTCCAAAATATCTACAAATGCTGATCAGCTCCAGCGGCTCGCGCCCGGATCTGTTGGTGGATAATCTGGCGCCGCAAAATCCTCCTTATAATGCGCTTAAGGCCGCGATTGCAAAAGTCTATCCAGCTTGTGGCGATGGCACTTGGACACCTTTGAAACCATTTAAAAAACCTTTAAAGCTTGGGATGAAAAACCCTGGTGTGATTGATTTGAAAAAACGGTTAAGTCTTCTGGGCTATCCGATCGTGAATTTCGACGAAACGTTTGATCGGGAAGCACAACTCGCTGTGAATGATATCCAGTGGAATCTTCATTGGAAGCCTGATGGTATTCTTTCTCCGGGTGGTCGCACATGGAATTTTTTAAGTGTTTCTTGTAAGGACCGCACACGCCAGATTCAAGCAGACATGGAGAAAATGCGCTGGTTCCCGCAAACATTCCCAGAGAGATATATTTTTGTAAATACCGCGATGACCTACTTTGGGATGATCGACAAAACTCAACCTGAACGATTTACGATAGCGTTTAAAACCATCAATGGTCGTCCTGAAAGGAAAACACCGACAATGGCGGACAGCCTGGTGCGCGTGATTTTAAATCCTTTCTGGATTGTGCCGCCGACGATTTTCATTCAAGACAAAGTCGAAGATATCAAGAAACTGAATTATTGGGAGATCAATGCTTACTTTGACTCTCACAACTATGAAGTATGGAACAAAGAGTTCACGCGCCGCCTGGATCCTGCAAGTATTAACTGGTGGGCCTACGATAGCACACAAGACGCCGATATTTATATTCGCCAAAAACCCCACTTGGGTAATGCCCTGGGTATTGTGAAGTTCGAACTGACGAATTCTTTTGCGATATATCTGCACGACACAAACCAACGGGAACTTTTCGTGGAAGCGAACCGCCAACTCAGTTCCGGATGTGTGCGCTTGGAAAAACCATTGGATCTGGCAGAGTATCTATTGCGTGGAACGCCCTGGGATCGCCAAGCGATTGAAAATACGATCGCAAAACCCGGTCAGGTTATGACGAAGGATACTAAAATACCTTTGAAAGAGCCGGTCGCGGTATATATCGGCTTTATCACTTCGCAAATGTTCTCTGATAAGGTGATTCGTTTTACGACGGATTCCTATAATCAAAATGCGAAAGTTCTATCTTTGATGAGGGCTCCTTTTTAGGGGGCCCTCGGGGAAAATTCTTTATTTATTATGGGAACGAATGACGATCGTGGGCACGGTGCTGCTCATGATTGTTTCGCGAGCGGTGCTGCCTAAGAAAGCTTTAACGAAAGAACTTCGTCCATGGGTTCCCATCACCAAATACTGATAATTTCCTGACGCTGATTCGGTGGCAATCGCTGCCTGGGACGTCGGCTGAATAGAGTCCATCTTAAAGGAGCATTTCACGCCATCGGCTTTAAAGCCTTTTACTTTTTTAAGGAGTGCTTCTTTAGACTTTGCATTCAAAGTATCGATCGTCGATTGATCCATGAATGCCGTTCCTGAGGCTGCCGCATATTGATCAGCAATTCTTAATGATTCAAGTGCCGAATAGATGAACACGACTTCAAGGCCCAAAGCCTTAGCCAGTTTTTTTGCATAGGCTTCCGCACGACGGCTGTTACGAGTCAGATCTGTGGCGAGAAGAATTTTACCTTTTCCTGCCGGCACCTTGGTAACTTTTGGTCCAATAACCATGA
This genomic window contains:
- a CDS encoding L,D-transpeptidase family protein, giving the protein MNIFWKRILVLLVAFGFYSADKSYAQFEAQNPFLEMERQFTPGDYTRLFSNMSVDDMRATMLKSWVHGVNPVYYWRPDMEKAFQEGGATSPGLKAKADENYLKLLQDISIGSANPVMMGTDVKFVQKKFLSPKYLQMLISSSGSRPDLLVDNLAPQNPPYNALKAAIAKVYPACGDGTWTPLKPFKKPLKLGMKNPGVIDLKKRLSLLGYPIVNFDETFDREAQLAVNDIQWNLHWKPDGILSPGGRTWNFLSVSCKDRTRQIQADMEKMRWFPQTFPERYIFVNTAMTYFGMIDKTQPERFTIAFKTINGRPERKTPTMADSLVRVILNPFWIVPPTIFIQDKVEDIKKLNYWEINAYFDSHNYEVWNKEFTRRLDPASINWWAYDSTQDADIYIRQKPHLGNALGIVKFELTNSFAIYLHDTNQRELFVEANRQLSSGCVRLEKPLDLAEYLLRGTPWDRQAIENTIAKPGQVMTKDTKIPLKEPVAVYIGFITSQMFSDKVIRFTTDSYNQNAKVLSLMRAPF
- a CDS encoding universal stress protein, which produces MASKYMLIADDVFDVSPGAKARSEMIRQYGLNLAEKLNAPVRLLYVQNPIDITMKNNERERIQTTLEKIRQSSKKIQVIEAFGNPVDEIFRLENSAPQPGLVVMGTQGKKGLERFFLGSVAEEVVRNAVVPVMVIGPKVTKVPAGKGKILLATDLTRNSRRAEAYAKKLAKALGLEVVFIYSALESLRIADQYAAASGTAFMDQSTIDTLNAKSKEALLKKVKGFKADGVKCSFKMDSIQPTSQAAIATESASGNYQYLVMGTHGRSSFVKAFLGSTARETIMSSTVPTIVIRSHNK